The following DNA comes from Papaver somniferum cultivar HN1 chromosome 4, ASM357369v1, whole genome shotgun sequence.
ACAGTAGGCTACAGGTAACACTGGAGAGGTGCCGTGGATGCAGCCTAAACAGGCCTAGGAAAATGATGCTTTAGCATAGACCTACATTGGAAATATAGGGGTTAAGTAGGTTGTTGTGGTAATGCTTATGCAACTCTGAACTTCTCTTACACCACTTTGTATATGCATATTAAAGTCTTCCAGAAATGTGATTGTGTTTAATAGTCACTAGTGTTACCATTTTGATTTGTATATTCTATTCACACTGTCTTTTGAAGTGGTTTATAAGGATCCGGTCACCTTCTCATGAGACAACGTATGTAGTTTTGGATTAAAACTACATAAATATTTGATCTGTATGGTTGAAGCATATGGTAAAGATGATGCCTTTCCTTAAAGTTGGGTTGTGGTCAAACGTTAATGTGATTTGTGATAAATTAAAGgatttataatttttgttttttacatggtttgttttttttcttttgaattttataGATTTAAACAGAACTCTTTAACATTGAATGACAACTATCTGAAACTATTGGATGGATTTAGATCCCTTAAGATACAGTTTCACTTTTACTACGGAACTATTCTTGTGATGGTTCTACATTATTCCACAACTTCCAACAGACCAGATCATATGCCTGTCTACATTAAAGTCTATAAGTTAGGAGAATTTATTTATCTGATAGAGTTGATAATAGATCATGACCTAATAAACTGGAACTATCGTCTATCGGATGGCTTTCGTGTTTCCCATCACAGTAAGTCAGGGATAAGGCCTACTGATAGAGTAAATATGAGAAAGATGGTAGGAAGTGACTGCCTATATATACTGTATAGACTTATTGAAGTCCAGTCTTTTTCCAAGGCTGttgaaaaataatattttgtATAGTAACACTCTCAGCTCCCAGGTAATAATCATGTATTGAGGTTCGTagacttttctctttattcatgtTATTTCGCTACTACACATACTGACCATTAGAAGAGAATATCTATTGCACTTCTATTATTAAAATTCCTTCCAACTGTTTTTTAGGTTGTTCCAAGTGTTTCTGGGAATCTAGAAAATGGGTGAATCATTTACCATCCAAATTAGCTCCAACCTGGTCAGTCAGCTAACCAACAACACTGGagacaaatcaaagaagaaaacaaGGAAACCGAAGCCAAAGACTCCAACCAAGGTCCCTAAGCAGCAAACAGTTGACAGTTTTGAACCATACAAGGGTTCTTCTGCTGATGCAGGATGGCCGCCCCCGGCTCCTATTCCTCCTCCTCCAGCTCTGTTCTTGCCAATAACACCACAAGAAATCCCTCCACAGGTTTCAAACCAAGAGTTGGATGCTATTCGATCCACCCTAAAAGAGAGTGAGAATGTTGTAGAGAGGTTGCAGAAACAGGAGGAAAATATGTTGCAGGAAGTGACAAAAAAAGCCAAAGACCTTCATGACAAAGAGTTCAAGCTTCCCTATCAGAATCCCTTTCTCTGTTTAATTGAGAAGGAAGCTTGTTTGGAGTGCTACAAGGAAAATCCGAAGAATCCTCTGATCTGTGGCGAAGTAGTTACAAGATTTAAAAACTGTGTCCGAATTAGTGTGCAGCAGGTAAGCTCAGCACAATAGTCAACGCAACAAGTAGGGTGTTATTTTGGATAAATACGAACTTGACGGCTAaaaatttgaacaaatatttgctTCCTGTCTCACATGGCGCTACTGGTACTGAGTAAATACCTCTTGAAAATTTTGTCGAGCAAATAAGTCAGAATATACTGTATTCATCATCTTCCTTTGATTCATGTGATGTTTCGTTATGTTCAGTTGTGAGTGGTTTTTGAAGTTTCAGGTCTCTGTATCAAATGTTAATTGTCTTTCTACGTTCTGACACGAGGAATTTAACTGGGTAAACTTTTAGATTATTGTTTTATCCCTGATCtccttttaacttttttttttttgaaaattaagtGGATTGATAAGGAAACTAGTACATGGGATTTTCCTTATAACTTATACATGAGAAGAAGATAGTGAAACTCCATGTGCAGCTAGAATGGAAAAAAGCTGGTATTGCACCAATGCCTGTAGTAGCCTTGTTTCTAAAACAAATTATAGAACTACTAACAGGCATTTTCAAACAAATTACATAGGCGCAACCTAAGTGGGGAATACCATGTAAAGTCTTCATTGGGAAGGATTTAAAAAAACCAATCAACAATGAATGGAGAGGCCCCGAATTTTAGCCATCCCCTTTTTTGTTTGTGCTG
Coding sequences within:
- the LOC113275231 gene encoding uncharacterized protein LOC113275231, yielding MGESFTIQISSNLVSQLTNNTGDKSKKKTRKPKPKTPTKVPKQQTVDSFEPYKGSSADAGWPPPAPIPPPPALFLPITPQEIPPQVSNQELDAIRSTLKESENVVERLQKQEENMLQEVTKKAKDLHDKEFKLPYQNPFLCLIEKEACLECYKENPKNPLICGEVVTRFKNCVRISVQQVSSAQ